Proteins from one Populus trichocarpa isolate Nisqually-1 unplaced genomic scaffold, P.trichocarpa_v4.1 scaffold_25, whole genome shotgun sequence genomic window:
- the LOC127904826 gene encoding defensin-like protein 1, with protein MEKKCYGLFLLLLIALASQEMMVPAEARVCLSQSHSFKGPCVRGHNCASVCKTEGFPGGECKGFRRRCFCAKPC; from the exons ATGGAGAAGAAATGCTATGGTCTTTTCTTGTTGCTGCTCATTGCCCTGGCTTCCC AGGAAATGATGGTACCTGCTGAGGCTAGGGTTTGTTTGTCACAGAGCCATAGTTTTAAAGGACCATGTGTAAGAGGCCACAACTGTGCTAGTGTGTGCAAGACTGAAGGTTTTCCCGGTGGTGAATGCAAAGGGTTCCGCCGCCGCTGTTTTTGCGCCAAGCCTTGTTAG
- the LOC127904817 gene encoding transcription repressor MYB6-like: MGRSPCCEKEHTNKGAWTKEEDERLINYIKSHGEGCWRSLPKAAGLLRCGKSCRLRWINYLRPDLKRGNFSDEEDELIINLHSLLGNKWSLIAARLPGRTDNEIKNYWNTHIKRKLFSRGVDPQTHRPLNSTTTSSTTSTTTNSTNNKNSNMGTKRITNFKLEEQNYLFVQAQPEFMMSNIVKKASDSSIIKVGGSSDSAEDSNSSSGVTAELEVHPNHKLNLELSIGLPCQSQLSSVNDLNDSKQANQQHQEQVVTYQLFGTPATPTSSAPAVVHRTACLCSYNRGFKNSQACSCCNAVEKFVTADSLYRFYRPLDA; encoded by the exons atGGGCAGATCTCCTTGTTGTGAGAAAGAACACACCAACAAAGGTGCCTGgactaaagaagaagatgaacgtctcattaattatatcaaatctcATGGTGAAGGTTGTTGGAGGTCTCTCCCTAAGGCAGCtg gtttgctTAGATGTGGCAAAAGTTGTAGACTGAGGTGGATAAACTACCTAAGGCCTGATCTCAAGAGAGGAAACTTCAGTGACGAAGAAGATGAACTCATCATCAACCTTCACAGCTTACTTGGAAACAA GTGGTCTCTCATTGCTGCTAGGCTGCCAGGAAGAACTGACAATGAGATAAAGAATTATTGGAATACTCATATCAAGAGAAAGCTCTTTAGCCGTGGAGTTGATCCTCAAACTCACCGTCCACTCAattccaccaccacctcctccaccacTTCCACCACCACAAACAGcaccaacaataaaaatagcaaCATGGGCACCAAAAGGATTACTAACTTTAAACTTGAAGAACAAAACTATTTATTTGTTCAAGCCCAGCCAGAGTTTATGATGAGCAACATAGTCAAGAAGGCTAGCGATTCAAGTATTATCAAGGTAGGTGGCAGCAGTGACTCTGCTGAAGATTCCAATAGTAGCAGTGGCGTGACAGCAGAATTAGAAGTGCATCCAAATCATAAACTCAATCTTGAGCTCTCTATTGGTCTTCCATGTCAATCTCAACTTTCTTCTGTCAATGATCTTAATGATTCAAAGCAAGCAAACCAACAGCATCAAGAACAAGTAGTCACATATCAATTGTTTGGGACCCCTGCTACTCCCACCTCCAGTGCCCCTGCTGTTGTTCATAGAACAGCATGTTTGTGTTCTTACAATCGAGGGTTCAAGAACAGTCAAGCATGTAGTTGTTGTAATGCCGTGGAAAAATTTGTAACAGCTGATAGTCTTTATAGATTTTACAGACCTTTGGATGCTTGA